A stretch of the Enterobacteriaceae bacterium ESL0689 genome encodes the following:
- the purM gene encoding phosphoribosylformylglycinamidine cyclo-ligase produces the protein MTNPTSLSYKDAGVDIDAGNALVERIKSVVKPTRRPEVMGGLGGFGALCAIPQKYQQPILVSGTDGVGTKLRLAIDLQCHHTIGIDLVAMCVNDLVVQGAEPLFFLDYYATGKLDVDIAASVISGIAAGCQQAGCALVGGETAEMPGMYHGGDYDLAGFCVGVVEKSAIIDGSKVMAGDALIALASSGPHANGYSLVRKIIAVSDSDPRQVELSGQSLADHLLTPTRIYVKSILDLIAHVDVHAIAHLTGGGFVENIPRVLPDNCQAIIDTSSWQWPEVFHWLQENGHVSLDEMYRTFNCGVGMIIALPACAVPDALSLLKAQGETAWQIGVIRATDGPASVVMA, from the coding sequence GTGACAAATCCCACCTCTCTTAGCTACAAAGACGCCGGTGTCGATATCGATGCTGGTAACGCGCTCGTTGAACGGATTAAGAGCGTGGTAAAACCCACCCGACGCCCTGAAGTCATGGGCGGTCTGGGCGGATTCGGTGCGTTATGTGCGATACCACAAAAATACCAGCAACCGATCCTGGTCTCCGGCACCGATGGCGTCGGCACCAAGTTACGTCTGGCGATAGATTTGCAATGCCATCACACTATCGGTATTGATCTGGTCGCAATGTGCGTTAACGATCTGGTTGTCCAGGGAGCGGAACCCCTGTTTTTCCTTGATTATTACGCCACCGGAAAACTGGATGTCGATATCGCGGCCAGTGTCATCAGCGGGATTGCTGCCGGTTGCCAGCAAGCGGGCTGTGCGCTGGTGGGCGGCGAAACCGCAGAAATGCCAGGCATGTATCATGGCGGCGATTATGACCTCGCCGGTTTTTGTGTCGGTGTGGTCGAAAAATCAGCCATCATTGATGGCAGCAAAGTGATGGCTGGTGATGCGCTGATCGCCCTGGCCTCCAGCGGCCCACATGCTAATGGCTACTCTCTGGTGCGAAAAATTATCGCTGTCAGTGACAGCGATCCCCGACAGGTCGAGCTCAGCGGTCAATCACTGGCTGATCACCTGCTGACCCCCACCCGTATCTATGTGAAATCGATACTCGATCTGATTGCTCATGTTGATGTACACGCCATCGCGCATCTGACTGGCGGTGGCTTCGTGGAAAATATTCCCCGCGTTCTACCGGACAACTGCCAGGCGATTATCGATACCAGCTCATGGCAGTGGCCGGAAGTATTTCACTGGCTGCAAGAAAATGGCCACGTCAGCCTTGATGAAATGTATCGCACCTTTAATTGTGGTGTCGGTATGATTATCGCGCTTCCTGCCTGTGCAGTGCCTGATGCGCTCTCTTTACTGAAAGCCCA